One Synergistaceae bacterium DZ-S4 genomic region harbors:
- a CDS encoding helix-hairpin-helix domain-containing protein produces MLCFIGATILLHSFKGRFGQDTAGKMTVEMMPVMEDTIDVSASEQQASSLQAVYGETASSDAEKKEWVIYITGSVKKPGVYRIPEGARVYQALEAAGGFTPEADRDAVNLAAMLQDGAHIKFPAVGEEVPQQVPTAPAAPISGTEGNSDTQTSQELININTAMKEDLEKLPGVGPKTAQLIIDHREKNGAYKRKEDLLLIKGIGPAKFDAVKNLVTVAQ; encoded by the coding sequence TTGCTCTGTTTTATAGGAGCGACTATACTTCTTCACTCCTTCAAAGGACGCTTCGGGCAGGATACAGCAGGGAAGATGACTGTTGAAATGATGCCTGTCATGGAGGACACCATAGATGTTTCCGCTTCGGAACAGCAAGCATCGTCATTACAGGCGGTCTATGGAGAGACGGCAAGCTCTGATGCAGAAAAAAAAGAGTGGGTGATCTACATAACCGGCTCTGTCAAAAAACCGGGCGTCTACAGGATACCTGAGGGAGCGAGGGTATATCAGGCCCTTGAGGCGGCAGGCGGCTTTACTCCCGAAGCCGACCGGGATGCCGTCAACCTTGCGGCGATGCTGCAGGACGGCGCCCATATCAAATTTCCTGCCGTGGGAGAGGAAGTTCCGCAACAGGTGCCGACCGCTCCCGCTGCGCCAATTTCGGGAACAGAGGGAAACTCAGACACACAAACATCTCAGGAGCTTATAAACATCAATACTGCTATGAAAGAAGATCTGGAAAAACTCCCCGGAGTCGGTCCGAAAACTGCTCAGCTGATAATCGACCATAGGGAGAAAAACGGGGCTTACAAAAGAAAAGAGGATCTTCTGCTCATCAAAGGCATAGGGCCCGCAAAGTTTGATGCAGTCAAGAATTTAGTGACAGTTGCGCAATAA
- a CDS encoding ComEC/Rec2 family competence protein, with translation MRNKRNGPLSYAPAFAALLGISFSLLAYSSGHSLLISVMISVLTVSSWIFFGTSDPTEGWGTEFIFVIIVTAAVSLSLNLRMSCEPAVPSTIRSEGKVLLNRAWGRRRALLISTSYGKMAAYMHRSSAPAEGSGVRVRAALFDFRRADAGGGFDEYLFWRSKGAVKRMIPLELEVTSPPAGIHKWRNFLETKIEDGLPDLMSGYMLALTLGIRDKKLTERHREAGTVHLLAVSGFHVGILAAMAGFFLKRGKIKILTISVLIWSYLALAGFPPGGIRAGIMLQVYLLGLFLGKPSRPFNSVSVAGIIMLICDPWTFHDIGWRLSMLAALSVCASVGIARQNWAGALLGSAAVWFVTAPVIASAFGEVPVVGLMINIAAIPLFTVIFPLVFFFSLPAFFGLPLSHEIASMCEYLLESWDILSGKLVELMPLSVVSTLPLAAFASFIFFASALYASGATLKKIPLPALMFSLLVLLFA, from the coding sequence TTGCGCAATAAAAGAAACGGCCCTCTCTCATACGCACCTGCATTCGCTGCGTTGCTCGGCATATCTTTTTCGCTGCTGGCATACTCATCCGGACACTCACTTCTTATATCTGTCATGATATCAGTGCTTACGGTCTCTTCGTGGATATTTTTCGGGACTTCCGACCCTACGGAGGGCTGGGGAACGGAATTTATCTTCGTAATTATTGTAACAGCCGCAGTCTCATTATCGCTGAACCTGAGGATGTCATGCGAACCGGCCGTTCCTTCAACGATACGCTCTGAAGGCAAGGTGCTCCTCAACAGGGCATGGGGACGAAGACGGGCCCTGCTGATCTCGACATCATACGGGAAGATGGCGGCCTATATGCACCGCTCTTCAGCGCCGGCGGAGGGATCCGGGGTGAGGGTGAGAGCTGCACTCTTTGATTTCAGGAGGGCTGATGCAGGGGGAGGCTTCGATGAATACCTTTTTTGGAGATCGAAGGGAGCCGTAAAAAGGATGATCCCCCTTGAGCTTGAAGTGACCTCTCCTCCTGCCGGCATCCACAAATGGAGAAACTTTCTGGAGACAAAAATTGAGGACGGTCTTCCTGATCTAATGTCTGGATACATGCTGGCGCTCACCCTTGGGATAAGGGACAAAAAGCTGACCGAGCGTCACAGGGAGGCCGGAACGGTCCATCTCCTGGCGGTCTCAGGTTTTCATGTTGGAATACTCGCCGCGATGGCGGGGTTTTTTCTTAAAAGAGGGAAGATCAAGATCCTGACGATATCTGTGCTTATATGGTCTTATCTTGCACTTGCGGGGTTTCCGCCAGGTGGGATAAGGGCGGGGATAATGCTGCAGGTATATCTGCTGGGATTATTTTTGGGCAAACCTTCCCGGCCGTTCAACAGCGTAAGCGTGGCAGGCATCATAATGCTTATCTGCGACCCATGGACATTTCATGACATAGGATGGCGGCTTTCGATGCTCGCGGCACTCTCGGTCTGTGCTTCTGTCGGCATAGCCAGGCAGAATTGGGCCGGAGCTCTTCTCGGATCTGCTGCGGTCTGGTTCGTTACGGCTCCCGTCATTGCCTCGGCCTTTGGAGAAGTTCCTGTTGTGGGGCTGATGATCAACATAGCGGCAATACCTCTGTTTACGGTCATATTTCCTCTGGTCTTTTTCTTTTCTCTCCCTGCCTTCTTCGGGCTGCCTTTAAGCCATGAGATAGCATCAATGTGCGAATATTTGCTTGAGAGCTGGGACATCCTGTCCGGAAAGCTCGTTGAACTTATGCCGTTAAGCGTAGTTTCGACACTGCCTCTTGCCGCCTTTGCATCGTTCATTTTCTTTGCCTCTGCTTTATACGCTTCAGGGGCAACTCTTAAAAAGATCCCGCTCCCTGCCCTTATGTTTTCTCTTCTGGTCCTCTTATTCGCCTGA
- a CDS encoding type III pantothenate kinase, translated as MLLVLDVGNTNIVMGIFEGEDLIKHWRLTSKKQTADEVGFMTLGLLGASGISKDSIKASVYASVVPSLDEMFMDGINNYIGVPCLKVTAELDTGLEVRLKNPAGLGADRLLNAVAGVQKYGAPLVVVDLGTAITLDVISADGAYIGGTIAPGMELGMESLFSRTAKLPQIALEAPVHYIGGDTTEAIQSGIVYGTVGLVDTLLRGVFKELGGPCRVVATGGHAEILAMHSEMVREVDQWLTIEGLRIIYERNRFE; from the coding sequence ATGCTTCTCGTGCTCGACGTGGGAAACACAAATATAGTAATGGGCATATTTGAAGGCGAAGATCTTATCAAACATTGGAGGCTGACTTCTAAGAAGCAGACGGCAGACGAGGTGGGATTCATGACCCTTGGTCTTCTGGGTGCGTCGGGGATTTCGAAAGACAGCATAAAGGCCTCAGTATATGCAAGTGTTGTCCCTTCACTTGACGAGATGTTCATGGATGGGATAAACAACTACATCGGAGTTCCCTGCCTTAAGGTGACGGCCGAGCTTGACACGGGCCTTGAGGTGAGACTGAAGAATCCTGCCGGCCTGGGAGCTGACAGGCTTCTCAACGCAGTCGCGGGAGTTCAGAAGTATGGAGCGCCTCTTGTGGTGGTCGACCTTGGAACTGCGATAACCCTGGATGTGATATCCGCTGACGGAGCATACATAGGGGGTACGATAGCCCCTGGGATGGAACTTGGCATGGAATCCCTCTTTTCACGTACCGCAAAGCTGCCCCAGATAGCCCTTGAGGCACCGGTACACTACATAGGGGGAGACACTACAGAGGCTATTCAGTCGGGAATAGTTTACGGTACGGTCGGCCTTGTCGATACCCTGCTCAGGGGAGTTTTCAAGGAACTGGGCGGACCATGCAGGGTCGTCGCGACAGGCGGACACGCCGAGATACTAGCCATGCACTCCGAGATGGTCAGAGAGGTCGACCAGTGGCTTACGATAGAGGGTCTCAGGATAATATATGAACGAAACAGATTTGAATAA
- a CDS encoding tRNA-dihydrouridine synthase, with the protein MNETDLNKEETFSPLLPGYPQKIGGVSVENPIWLAPLAGITFASVRKFYRKLGAGLVHTEMVSALGLCHKGRKTKELLCGSDEERPVVLQLFGSRPEDIERGAVTALEIRKFEALQINMACPMPKVTKRGSGSKLMGDPKASGEIIRTMKKTGLPVWAKIRVMPAGSGLTTCEYCDLLFGSGADFIFIHGRTPAQRYEGKSSRDAIEEAARLFPGMIGGSGDCYEPEDFLDHLNRGCAAVLAGRGILRDVFMIPKTLRVLGGEIPPQYCEPSLDFQSELLLELGRSIYNTEGQTQALMISRRMLAALFKGFSGAAQLRRHGALARTWQEMEVLLESWQDNRNLPELEHTKDNFPRGVIGG; encoded by the coding sequence ATGAACGAAACAGATTTGAATAAGGAAGAGACATTCTCTCCGCTCCTGCCGGGATATCCGCAGAAAATCGGCGGAGTTTCCGTTGAGAATCCAATATGGCTCGCCCCTTTGGCAGGCATTACTTTTGCATCGGTGAGGAAATTTTACAGAAAACTTGGAGCCGGACTTGTCCACACTGAAATGGTCAGCGCTCTCGGACTGTGCCACAAAGGCAGAAAGACAAAGGAACTCCTCTGTGGGTCAGACGAAGAAAGGCCCGTTGTACTTCAGCTTTTTGGCTCAAGACCTGAAGACATAGAAAGGGGCGCGGTAACTGCCCTTGAAATAAGAAAATTTGAGGCCCTGCAGATAAACATGGCTTGTCCGATGCCCAAGGTGACAAAAAGAGGCAGCGGATCAAAGCTTATGGGAGACCCAAAGGCCTCGGGGGAGATTATCCGGACCATGAAAAAGACAGGCCTGCCGGTCTGGGCGAAGATCAGGGTAATGCCCGCCGGAAGCGGCCTGACCACGTGCGAATACTGTGACCTCCTTTTTGGTTCGGGTGCCGATTTCATATTCATCCATGGTAGGACTCCCGCGCAAAGATATGAGGGAAAATCCTCTCGTGATGCTATAGAAGAGGCTGCCAGGCTTTTCCCGGGAATGATCGGCGGCAGCGGCGACTGCTATGAGCCGGAGGATTTTCTGGATCATCTTAACAGGGGCTGTGCAGCGGTGCTCGCCGGGAGGGGTATACTTAGAGATGTTTTCATGATCCCCAAAACTCTGAGGGTGCTGGGCGGAGAGATCCCCCCCCAATATTGCGAACCCTCACTGGATTTCCAGTCAGAGCTCCTTCTCGAACTGGGCCGCAGCATTTATAATACCGAGGGGCAAACGCAGGCTTTGATGATCTCAAGAAGGATGCTTGCCGCACTATTTAAAGGTTTCTCGGGGGCGGCGCAGCTGAGAAGGCACGGAGCCCTTGCCCGTACATGGCAGGAGATGGAAGTTCTGCTCGAAAGCTGGCAGGATAACAGAAATCTCCCGGAGCTCGAACATACAAAGGATAATTTTCCAAGGGGAGTCATTGGCGGATGA
- the lysS gene encoding lysine--tRNA ligase → MGRSYKKKDNTTEEVIQLADETRKEEQQQKNITPEEEIFRQRKDKLMRLRQEEGYDPFQQDHWEVKHTLSYIKEKYSFLKDEEWSEDEIRTAGRVMILRRHGKTAFATFEDEHDRLQLCFQFDLLGETDYTFFKKWVDAGDFLGIIGVPFRTQRGELTIAVKKFCLLSKALRPMPEKWHGLKDMEVRYRQRYIDMIANPEVRDTFRKRTKIIQTFRRVLDDHGSLEVQTPILSTIAGGANARPFITHHNTLDIDMYLRIATELYLKRLVVGMLGRVYEIGQQFRNEGMDMKHNPEFTSLEVYWPYANYNDMMDLAEEIIVACADELGGRIINYQGTEINLNPPFRRATMTELVTEHTGIDFSTVTDEEARRQAAIRGLEVKPSDTRFDILPVFFEEYVEEELIQPTFVLGHPTVISPLSKRNKENPDITDRFELFINAWEFANAFSELNDPLDQRERFMDQEKKKDEGDEESHPFDEDFVNALEYGLPPTGGMGIGIDRTVMLLTNSKSIRDVILFPTMKPKD, encoded by the coding sequence ATGGGAAGATCTTATAAAAAGAAAGACAATACGACAGAGGAAGTGATCCAATTGGCGGACGAGACAAGAAAAGAAGAACAGCAGCAAAAGAATATCACGCCTGAAGAGGAGATATTTCGCCAGCGCAAAGACAAACTGATGAGACTGCGCCAGGAAGAGGGATATGACCCGTTCCAGCAGGACCATTGGGAAGTAAAGCATACATTGTCTTATATAAAGGAAAAATACTCTTTCCTTAAGGATGAGGAGTGGTCCGAAGACGAGATCCGGACCGCCGGCAGGGTCATGATCCTCAGACGCCACGGCAAGACGGCATTTGCCACCTTCGAGGATGAGCATGACAGGCTGCAGCTCTGCTTCCAGTTTGACCTTCTAGGCGAGACCGACTACACCTTCTTCAAAAAATGGGTCGATGCGGGGGATTTTCTCGGGATAATAGGTGTGCCCTTCCGAACACAGCGTGGAGAGCTTACCATTGCGGTCAAAAAATTCTGTCTCCTCTCAAAGGCCCTCAGGCCGATGCCGGAAAAGTGGCACGGATTGAAGGATATGGAAGTCCGGTACCGCCAGCGCTACATAGACATGATAGCGAATCCCGAGGTAAGGGATACATTCCGCAAGAGGACAAAGATAATACAGACATTCCGCAGGGTCCTTGACGACCACGGTTCGCTTGAGGTCCAGACCCCGATCCTCTCAACGATCGCCGGAGGAGCGAACGCCAGGCCCTTTATAACTCATCACAATACGCTTGACATAGACATGTACCTGAGAATAGCGACTGAGCTTTACCTCAAGAGGCTTGTGGTGGGAATGCTCGGGAGGGTCTACGAGATCGGGCAGCAGTTCCGTAACGAGGGAATGGATATGAAGCATAACCCCGAGTTCACCTCTCTTGAGGTCTACTGGCCCTATGCCAATTACAATGACATGATGGACCTTGCAGAGGAAATAATCGTAGCATGTGCTGATGAGCTGGGAGGAAGGATCATCAACTACCAGGGCACTGAGATAAATCTCAACCCTCCCTTCCGCAGGGCAACAATGACTGAACTGGTGACCGAACATACTGGGATAGACTTCAGTACTGTCACGGACGAAGAGGCGCGCAGACAGGCTGCGATCCGCGGGCTTGAAGTGAAGCCCTCTGACACCAGATTTGACATACTGCCGGTCTTCTTCGAAGAGTACGTGGAGGAGGAACTTATCCAGCCGACATTCGTGCTTGGACATCCTACGGTCATTTCACCTCTTTCCAAGAGGAACAAGGAGAACCCGGACATCACGGACAGGTTTGAGCTGTTCATCAACGCATGGGAATTCGCGAACGCTTTCAGTGAGCTGAATGATCCCCTTGACCAGAGGGAACGCTTCATGGATCAGGAAAAGAAGAAGGATGAGGGCGACGAAGAGTCTCACCCCTTCGACGAAGATTTCGTCAACGCTCTCGAATACGGCCTGCCTCCGACAGGCGGCATGGGTATTGGGATAGACAGGACAGTAATGCTGCTGACCAACTCAAAGAGCATAAGGGACGTCATACTCTTCCCTACGATGAAGCCGAAGGACTGA
- the ligA gene encoding NAD-dependent DNA ligase LigA produces the protein MAVPESLKTRVSELRAELKRHAELYYVQDSPVISDFDYDRLLRELAEIEEKHPELRTADSPTHRIGGSPREGFVKVEHSEPMMSLDNALCREELRSFYIKTALALGMESIQVLCEPKIDGLAVSLIYEDGVFLSGATRGDGRIGEDITANLRTVKNLPLRLEETVAGRLEVRGEVCMDKKGFAALNAAREEAGEPLFANPRNAAAGSIRQLDPKVTAARKLKIFLYQIVDPKKHGIESQKEMLETICRLGLPVQGSERLCSSLAETEAYLDEWTEKRFGHRIDTDGVVIKLNDIAMRERLGATSKAPRWAIAFKFPPEEKVTRIVDIEVTVGRTGTLTPTAVLDPVHLSGTVVKRAILHNQDEIDRKDIRIGDCVLVHKAGEIIPEVIRVEKEMRPEGTVPFKIPDACPVCGSKAVRLSGEAAIKCSNKSCPAQIKEGISHFASRAAMDIRGLGEKIVALLVDKGIVSDLADLYTLRTEDLVPLERMGEKSARNITEAIDKSKKRPLGALINALGIRNVGERTANDLAEKFLSLRLLAETAVIRTSELESMEGIGPVIAESLRVFFSEPHNARVIERLREAGVNMESEKPARSAQELPWNGLKFVLTGELSSMTRSEASEKIRGLGGETSDSVSKKTNFVIAGDRAGSKLLKARSLGIQILEEEDFIKRLSEAL, from the coding sequence ATGGCAGTACCCGAAAGCCTTAAAACCAGGGTATCTGAGCTTCGCGCGGAGCTGAAGCGCCATGCGGAGCTCTACTATGTTCAGGACAGCCCTGTAATATCGGATTTCGACTATGACAGGCTTTTAAGGGAACTTGCTGAAATAGAGGAAAAACACCCTGAGCTTCGTACTGCGGATTCACCTACCCACCGCATCGGCGGATCTCCAAGGGAGGGCTTCGTCAAGGTGGAGCACAGCGAGCCGATGATGAGCCTGGATAACGCGCTGTGCAGGGAGGAGCTCCGCTCCTTCTACATTAAGACGGCCCTGGCGCTTGGCATGGAGAGTATACAGGTGCTGTGTGAACCGAAGATAGACGGGCTCGCGGTATCACTTATCTACGAAGACGGGGTTTTTCTAAGCGGCGCTACCCGCGGAGACGGGCGTATTGGAGAAGACATCACCGCCAACCTCAGGACCGTCAAAAACCTGCCGCTCAGACTCGAAGAGACTGTGGCTGGAAGGCTTGAGGTCCGGGGCGAGGTCTGTATGGACAAAAAGGGATTCGCAGCGCTCAATGCCGCAAGGGAAGAGGCAGGCGAGCCCCTTTTCGCCAATCCCCGGAATGCAGCCGCAGGAAGCATAAGGCAGCTGGACCCAAAAGTTACAGCAGCAAGAAAATTGAAGATATTTCTCTATCAGATAGTCGATCCCAAAAAACACGGGATAGAAAGCCAGAAAGAGATGCTTGAGACAATATGCAGACTGGGACTTCCTGTCCAGGGCTCGGAACGCCTCTGCTCGAGCCTTGCTGAGACAGAGGCTTATCTTGATGAATGGACCGAAAAAAGGTTCGGACATAGGATAGATACGGATGGGGTAGTGATCAAGCTTAACGATATAGCAATGAGGGAGAGGCTGGGAGCGACTTCAAAGGCTCCAAGATGGGCCATAGCCTTCAAGTTTCCCCCTGAAGAAAAGGTGACCAGAATAGTAGATATCGAAGTCACCGTGGGACGTACAGGCACGCTCACCCCGACAGCTGTGCTCGATCCGGTGCACCTCTCCGGCACAGTTGTGAAAAGGGCCATACTGCACAATCAGGACGAGATAGACCGAAAGGACATCCGTATCGGTGACTGCGTTCTGGTCCACAAGGCAGGAGAGATAATTCCCGAAGTCATAAGGGTCGAAAAAGAGATGCGGCCCGAAGGCACTGTCCCCTTCAAAATACCGGATGCATGTCCTGTCTGCGGGTCGAAGGCTGTAAGGCTCAGCGGGGAAGCCGCGATAAAATGCTCGAACAAATCATGTCCCGCTCAGATAAAAGAGGGGATATCCCACTTTGCGTCAAGGGCGGCAATGGATATCCGGGGTCTGGGTGAGAAGATAGTGGCTCTGCTTGTAGATAAGGGCATTGTCTCGGATCTCGCTGATCTTTACACGTTGAGAACCGAGGATCTGGTGCCTCTGGAGAGGATGGGCGAGAAATCAGCCCGTAACATCACCGAGGCCATAGATAAGTCGAAAAAACGTCCCCTCGGAGCCCTCATAAATGCACTGGGCATAAGGAACGTGGGGGAGAGGACTGCAAATGACCTGGCGGAGAAGTTCCTTTCTCTTAGGCTGCTTGCGGAAACTGCGGTCATCAGGACATCCGAACTTGAATCGATGGAGGGCATAGGCCCTGTGATAGCTGAGTCGCTCAGGGTATTTTTTTCGGAGCCCCACAATGCCCGCGTGATAGAGAGGCTGAGGGAGGCAGGAGTCAACATGGAGTCTGAAAAGCCCGCCCGCTCCGCTCAGGAGCTTCCCTGGAACGGACTTAAGTTTGTCCTTACCGGAGAGCTCTCTTCGATGACCAGGTCCGAGGCATCAGAGAAGATCCGGGGCCTTGGCGGAGAGACCTCCGACAGCGTCAGTAAAAAAACAAACTTTGTGATCGCAGGCGACCGCGCCGGCAGCAAGCTTTTAAAGGCTCGTTCGCTGGGTATACAGATACTTGAAGAAGAAGATTTTATCAAAAGACTGAGCGAAGCACTGTAG
- a CDS encoding aspartyl/glutamyl-tRNA amidotransferase subunit C yields the protein MIKKMVMDEERLREVLGFSCIGLPEEEYAEVLDRVNAVLRMCDEMQELDSSNVSPFEWDVIKAPARRKDSPVAWNGRERLLDRAPVREGDFFRVPRIIARDDIEPEEEE from the coding sequence ATGATAAAGAAAATGGTTATGGATGAGGAAAGGCTCAGAGAAGTCCTGGGCTTTTCCTGTATCGGCCTTCCCGAGGAGGAGTACGCAGAGGTACTTGACAGGGTCAACGCGGTACTGAGGATGTGCGACGAGATGCAGGAGCTCGACAGCTCGAACGTCAGTCCTTTCGAGTGGGACGTTATAAAGGCTCCCGCAAGAAGGAAAGACAGCCCTGTAGCCTGGAACGGGAGGGAGCGCCTGCTTGACCGGGCTCCCGTAAGAGAGGGCGACTTTTTCCGCGTCCCAAGGATCATTGCCAGAGACGACATCGAACCGGAAGAGGAGGAGTAA
- the gatA gene encoding Asp-tRNA(Asn)/Glu-tRNA(Gln) amidotransferase subunit GatA, with translation MEFHKLSVLEIAEGVKNGIWRASEILSAHLERIRKFDGRINSVVTLSEESARKEAEAVDRAVAEGRDPGPLAGVPFLVKDNFCTEGIRTTCCSKMLEDWIPDYDATAVKRMKEAGAVLIGKTNMDEFAMGSTTESSIFGPTLNPRDHSRVPGGSSGGSAAAVAAGFAPIALGSDTGGSVRQPSAFCGVQGMKPSYGQISRYGIVAYASSLDQVGPITRNMKDMAAAIDVLTGADANDTTCDAYVRPSFSDAALSGIKGKKVAVLTGFDSESIDRPLVEAIDRAAEHCRSAGAEIVRAALPITMKHAVACYYMVALGDASSKLACFDGMRYGHHADGKSLFEMYKRSRNQGFGREVRKRILIGTCILTRGYYENYYVPATKVRQMIADEYAELFRNVDALICPISPALPYRKGLVEEDPVRIYLGDAFSSAANLAGLPSVSLNVGFTEEGLPTNVQLMGPRFGDAGLLALALAIENEAGSPAIAEIEKKGGCGE, from the coding sequence ATGGAATTCCATAAACTCTCTGTCCTCGAGATCGCAGAAGGTGTAAAAAATGGGATATGGAGGGCCTCAGAGATCCTGTCAGCGCATCTTGAGCGGATCAGGAAGTTCGACGGCAGGATAAACTCGGTGGTCACGCTCTCCGAAGAGAGCGCACGGAAAGAAGCCGAAGCGGTCGACAGAGCAGTTGCCGAAGGCAGGGATCCGGGACCTCTTGCGGGTGTCCCCTTTCTTGTAAAGGACAATTTCTGCACAGAGGGCATAAGGACCACATGCTGCAGCAAGATGCTTGAAGACTGGATACCGGATTACGATGCGACCGCTGTCAAAAGGATGAAGGAGGCGGGAGCCGTCCTTATAGGCAAGACCAACATGGACGAATTCGCCATGGGAAGCACGACTGAGAGCTCGATATTCGGACCTACCCTCAATCCGAGGGATCACAGCAGGGTGCCCGGAGGCAGTTCGGGAGGAAGCGCCGCCGCGGTGGCTGCGGGGTTTGCACCGATAGCTCTGGGAAGCGACACCGGAGGATCCGTAAGGCAGCCCTCAGCATTCTGCGGAGTCCAGGGGATGAAGCCATCCTACGGACAGATCAGCAGATACGGCATAGTCGCCTACGCATCGTCCCTGGATCAGGTCGGGCCTATAACGAGAAACATGAAAGACATGGCTGCCGCGATAGACGTTTTGACCGGAGCAGATGCAAACGACACGACATGTGACGCTTACGTGAGGCCATCCTTCTCGGATGCCGCACTTTCAGGGATAAAGGGAAAGAAGGTCGCTGTGCTTACCGGCTTTGATTCTGAGAGCATAGACAGACCGCTTGTGGAGGCCATCGACAGAGCTGCCGAACACTGCAGATCCGCGGGGGCGGAGATAGTTCGGGCCGCGCTTCCCATCACCATGAAGCATGCTGTTGCCTGCTACTACATGGTTGCCCTCGGAGACGCCAGCTCAAAACTGGCCTGTTTCGACGGCATGCGCTACGGTCACCACGCCGATGGGAAGAGTCTCTTCGAAATGTACAAAAGGAGCCGCAACCAGGGATTCGGCAGGGAGGTACGCAAGCGCATACTTATAGGCACCTGCATACTTACGAGGGGCTACTATGAGAACTACTATGTGCCGGCAACAAAGGTGAGGCAGATGATAGCCGACGAATACGCGGAGCTCTTCAGAAACGTGGACGCACTGATCTGTCCCATATCTCCGGCCCTTCCCTACAGAAAGGGGCTTGTTGAGGAAGATCCCGTGCGCATCTATCTGGGAGATGCCTTCTCCTCTGCGGCCAACCTGGCGGGACTTCCGAGCGTAAGCCTCAACGTAGGCTTCACGGAAGAGGGACTGCCGACCAACGTACAGCTTATGGGCCCTCGGTTCGGAGACGCCGGTCTGCTTGCGCTGGCACTGGCGATAGAAAACGAAGCCGGTTCTCCGGCTATTGCTGAGATCGAAAAGAAAGGGGGCTGCGGAGAATGA